In Archocentrus centrarchus isolate MPI-CPG fArcCen1 chromosome 22, fArcCen1, whole genome shotgun sequence, one DNA window encodes the following:
- the adam17a gene encoding disintegrin and metalloproteinase domain-containing protein 17a isoform X1 translates to MYSELCYKMGSILLITLLAPCWVNAAIKSRTATEANHGDHPEFDDLNSILLDYEVLPLSGLQLHSVRKRDVHTQSHLERLVSFRALHRQFKLYLTTNTDLFTDNFKALFVDKHGRKENYDVQLQNYFTGHVVGEENSRVQAHIDGDEFSAHILTDEAEYNVEPLWRFTDFPADGKLLVYRSDDIRNLSRIASPKVCGYVNAEAKDLLPETARTDWEGQEKVDQEEEYHHREKRQVHDHRKNTCPLLLVADYRFFKHMGRGQESITLNYLIELIDRVDDIYRNTTWNDEFRGYGVQIHQIIINKEPTEPPSGQSSWVHYNMKNSPVKGKEVWDVKRLLEQFSSDIADNASRVCLAHLFTYQDFDEGTLGLAYVAPSKPMALGGLCPKPYYPSHSSKKPSYLNTGLTSTKNYGKTILTKEADLVTTHELGHNFGAEHDPDNIPYCAPSDDQGGKFVMYPIAVSGDHVNNKHFSNCSKISVGKTLSYKAPQCFKERNSKVCGNSRVEDGEDCDPGLLHINDDPCCTSGCKFRSHAQCSDRNSPCCKNCTYALRGTTCQESINATCKGKAVCTGNSSECPPPENAAEDTVCVDKGRCHNGECVPFCTAMQNLQPCACNDTEDSCKVCCRSKNGTCSPCIHDGNFLFLRKGKPCTVGFCDEGGKCMKQVQDVIERLWDFIDKLDINTFGKFLADNIVGSVVVFSLIFWIPLSILVHCVDKRLDQQYEETTKSFYYPPNNQDMLESAAVRIVKPPQPPSSSGGRTAPFTQPPQPQQQSQVRATLAASIASTPAPGLNSVPTPDSAGGLRMATIQEDTSSDSHLGEEGLPDDFTTAGAFSSATKSSFEDLTDQNLPARDRRRLKRQDCIDSKETEC, encoded by the exons ATGTATAGTGAGCTCTGCTATAAAATGGGGAGCATACTATTAATTACCCTTCTGGCTCCTTGCTGGGTGAACGCTGCAATTAAGTCGAGGACTGCTACCGAAGCCAATCACGGAGACCACCCCGAGTTCG ATGATCTGAATTCCATTCTGTTGGATTATGAGGTGCTGCCTTTGTCAGGCCTCCAGCTGCACTCTGTGAGAAAGAGGGATGTCCACACCCAGTCCCACCTTGAGCGCCTGGTGAGCTTCAGAGCCCTGCACAG ACAGTTCAAGCTATACTTGACCACAAACACAGACCTTTTCACTGACAACTTCAAAGCTTTGTTTGTTGACAAACATGGGAGGAAGGAGAATTATGATGTTCAGCTCCAGAACTATTTCACTGGACATGTTGTTG GGGAGGAGAATTCCCGGGTGCAGGCACACATAGATGGAGATGAGTTTTCTGCTCACATTCTAACTGATGAAGCAGAATACAATGTAGAG CCGTTGTGGAGGTTTACTGATTTCCCAGCTGATGGCAAGTTGCTGGTTTATCGTTCAGACGATATCAGGAATCTGAGCCGCATTGCTTCTCCAAAAGTGTGTGGCTATGTCAATGCAGAGGCCAAGGATCTTTTGCCAGAGACTGCCAGGACGGACTGGGAAGGGCAGGAAAAGGTGGACCAGGAAGAGG AATACCAccacagagagaagagacaaGTTCACGACCACAGGAAGAATACCTGCCCACTGTTGCTGGTTGCAGACTACCGCTTCTTCAAACACATGGGCCGCGGACAAGAGAGCATTACTCTGAACTACCTG ATTGAGCTGATTGATCGAGTTGATGACATTTATAGAAACACAACATGGAATGATGAGTTCAGAGGCTATGGGGTCCAGATccatcag ATCATTATTAACAAGGAGCCTACAGAGCCTCCCTCTGGCCAGTCCAGCTGGGTCCATTATAACATGAAGAACAGCCCTGTGAAAGGAAAGGAGGTCTGGGACGTGAAGAGACTTCTGGAG CAATTCAGCTCAGACATCGCTGACAATGCCTCCAGAGTATGTCTGGCCCACCTGTTCACCTACCAGGATTTTGATGAGGGGACATTGGGCCTGGCCTATGTGGCCCCCTCCAAACCTATGGCTCTGGGTGGCCTGTGCCCAAAAC CTTACTATCCATCTCATTCTTCAAAGAAGCCAAGTTACCTCAACACAGGCCTGACCAGCACCAAGAACTACGGCAAAACCATCCTCACAAAG GAGGCAGATTTGGTAACCACTCATGAGCTGGGCCATAACTTTGGGGCAGAGCATGATCCTGATAATATCCCGTACTGTGCCCCCAGTGATGACCAGGGGGGAAAGTTTGTCATGTACCCTATTGCTGTGAGTGGAGATCATGTGAACAACaag CATTTTTCCAACTGCAGCAAGATTTCTGTAGGAAAGACATTAAGTTATAAGGCACCTCAGTGTTTCAAAGAGAGGAACAGTAAAGTCTGTGGAAACTCCAGAGTAGAGGATGGGGAAGATTGTGACCCTGGGCTTCTCCACATCAATGATGACCCCTGCTGCACGTCTGGCTGCAAGTTCCGCAGTCATGCACAGTGCAG TGACAGAAACAGCCCTTGCTGCAAGAACTGCACTTATGCACTGAGAGGAACAACATGCCAGGAGTCCATCAATGCCACCTGTAAAGGCAAAGCCGTCTGCACAG GTAACAGTAGTGAATGCCCACCTCCTGAAAATGCGGCAGAAGACACAGTGTGTGTTGACAAAGGCCGGTGTCACAATGGAGAGTGTGTCCCCTTCTGTACGGCTATGCAGAACCTTCAGCCCTGTGCTTGCAATG ATACTGAGGACTCCTGCAAAGTGTGCTGCAGGAGTAAAAATGGCACCTGCTCGCCCTGCATCCATGATGGTAACTTTCTTTTCCTCCGCAAAGGAAAACCCTGCACTGTGGGCTTCTGTGATGAAGGC GGAAAATGCATGAAGCAGGTACAGGATGTGATAGAGAGGCTGTGGGACTTCATTGACAAGCTGGACATAAACACATTTG GGAAGTTCTTGGCTGATAACATAGTGGGCTCAGTCGTGGTGTTTTCCCTCATCTTCTGGATTCCTCTCAGTATCCTGGTTCATTGTGTG GACAAGCGACTCGACCAGCAGTATGAGGAGACCACAAAGTCATTTTACTATCCTCCAAAT AATCAAGACATGCTCGAGTCAGCAGCCGTGCGCATCGTCAagcctcctcagcctccctcctcctccgGCGGCCGGACCGCGCCCTTCACCCAGCCCCCACAGCCTCAGCAGCAGAGCCAGGTCCGGGCCACACTCGCAGCCAGCATCGCCAGTACCCCGGCCCCCGGTCTGAACTCCGTCCCCACCCCGGACAGCGCAGGGGGACTGCGGATGGCCACCATCCAGGAGGACACCAGCAGCGACTCTCACCTGGGAGAGGAGGGCCTGCCGGACGATTTCACAACCGCAGGAGCCTTCTCGTCGGCTACGAAATCCTCCTTCGAGGATCTGACCGATCAGAACCTACCAGCCAGGGACCGGCGGCGCCTTAAGAGGCAGGACTGCATCGATAGTAAAGAGACGGAGTGCTGA
- the adam17a gene encoding disintegrin and metalloproteinase domain-containing protein 17a isoform X2, with protein sequence MYSELCYKMGSILLITLLAPCWVNAAIKSRTATEANHGDHPEFDDLNSILLDYEVLPLSGLQLHSVRKRDVHHREKRQVHDHRKNTCPLLLVADYRFFKHMGRGQESITLNYLIELIDRVDDIYRNTTWNDEFRGYGVQIHQIIINKEPTEPPSGQSSWVHYNMKNSPVKGKEVWDVKRLLEQFSSDIADNASRVCLAHLFTYQDFDEGTLGLAYVAPSKPMALGGLCPKPYYPSHSSKKPSYLNTGLTSTKNYGKTILTKEADLVTTHELGHNFGAEHDPDNIPYCAPSDDQGGKFVMYPIAVSGDHVNNKHFSNCSKISVGKTLSYKAPQCFKERNSKVCGNSRVEDGEDCDPGLLHINDDPCCTSGCKFRSHAQCSDRNSPCCKNCTYALRGTTCQESINATCKGKAVCTGNSSECPPPENAAEDTVCVDKGRCHNGECVPFCTAMQNLQPCACNDTEDSCKVCCRSKNGTCSPCIHDGNFLFLRKGKPCTVGFCDEGGKCMKQVQDVIERLWDFIDKLDINTFGKFLADNIVGSVVVFSLIFWIPLSILVHCVDKRLDQQYEETTKSFYYPPNNQDMLESAAVRIVKPPQPPSSSGGRTAPFTQPPQPQQQSQVRATLAASIASTPAPGLNSVPTPDSAGGLRMATIQEDTSSDSHLGEEGLPDDFTTAGAFSSATKSSFEDLTDQNLPARDRRRLKRQDCIDSKETEC encoded by the exons ATGTATAGTGAGCTCTGCTATAAAATGGGGAGCATACTATTAATTACCCTTCTGGCTCCTTGCTGGGTGAACGCTGCAATTAAGTCGAGGACTGCTACCGAAGCCAATCACGGAGACCACCCCGAGTTCG ATGATCTGAATTCCATTCTGTTGGATTATGAGGTGCTGCCTTTGTCAGGCCTCCAGCTGCACTCTGTGAGAAAGAGGGATGT CCAccacagagagaagagacaaGTTCACGACCACAGGAAGAATACCTGCCCACTGTTGCTGGTTGCAGACTACCGCTTCTTCAAACACATGGGCCGCGGACAAGAGAGCATTACTCTGAACTACCTG ATTGAGCTGATTGATCGAGTTGATGACATTTATAGAAACACAACATGGAATGATGAGTTCAGAGGCTATGGGGTCCAGATccatcag ATCATTATTAACAAGGAGCCTACAGAGCCTCCCTCTGGCCAGTCCAGCTGGGTCCATTATAACATGAAGAACAGCCCTGTGAAAGGAAAGGAGGTCTGGGACGTGAAGAGACTTCTGGAG CAATTCAGCTCAGACATCGCTGACAATGCCTCCAGAGTATGTCTGGCCCACCTGTTCACCTACCAGGATTTTGATGAGGGGACATTGGGCCTGGCCTATGTGGCCCCCTCCAAACCTATGGCTCTGGGTGGCCTGTGCCCAAAAC CTTACTATCCATCTCATTCTTCAAAGAAGCCAAGTTACCTCAACACAGGCCTGACCAGCACCAAGAACTACGGCAAAACCATCCTCACAAAG GAGGCAGATTTGGTAACCACTCATGAGCTGGGCCATAACTTTGGGGCAGAGCATGATCCTGATAATATCCCGTACTGTGCCCCCAGTGATGACCAGGGGGGAAAGTTTGTCATGTACCCTATTGCTGTGAGTGGAGATCATGTGAACAACaag CATTTTTCCAACTGCAGCAAGATTTCTGTAGGAAAGACATTAAGTTATAAGGCACCTCAGTGTTTCAAAGAGAGGAACAGTAAAGTCTGTGGAAACTCCAGAGTAGAGGATGGGGAAGATTGTGACCCTGGGCTTCTCCACATCAATGATGACCCCTGCTGCACGTCTGGCTGCAAGTTCCGCAGTCATGCACAGTGCAG TGACAGAAACAGCCCTTGCTGCAAGAACTGCACTTATGCACTGAGAGGAACAACATGCCAGGAGTCCATCAATGCCACCTGTAAAGGCAAAGCCGTCTGCACAG GTAACAGTAGTGAATGCCCACCTCCTGAAAATGCGGCAGAAGACACAGTGTGTGTTGACAAAGGCCGGTGTCACAATGGAGAGTGTGTCCCCTTCTGTACGGCTATGCAGAACCTTCAGCCCTGTGCTTGCAATG ATACTGAGGACTCCTGCAAAGTGTGCTGCAGGAGTAAAAATGGCACCTGCTCGCCCTGCATCCATGATGGTAACTTTCTTTTCCTCCGCAAAGGAAAACCCTGCACTGTGGGCTTCTGTGATGAAGGC GGAAAATGCATGAAGCAGGTACAGGATGTGATAGAGAGGCTGTGGGACTTCATTGACAAGCTGGACATAAACACATTTG GGAAGTTCTTGGCTGATAACATAGTGGGCTCAGTCGTGGTGTTTTCCCTCATCTTCTGGATTCCTCTCAGTATCCTGGTTCATTGTGTG GACAAGCGACTCGACCAGCAGTATGAGGAGACCACAAAGTCATTTTACTATCCTCCAAAT AATCAAGACATGCTCGAGTCAGCAGCCGTGCGCATCGTCAagcctcctcagcctccctcctcctccgGCGGCCGGACCGCGCCCTTCACCCAGCCCCCACAGCCTCAGCAGCAGAGCCAGGTCCGGGCCACACTCGCAGCCAGCATCGCCAGTACCCCGGCCCCCGGTCTGAACTCCGTCCCCACCCCGGACAGCGCAGGGGGACTGCGGATGGCCACCATCCAGGAGGACACCAGCAGCGACTCTCACCTGGGAGAGGAGGGCCTGCCGGACGATTTCACAACCGCAGGAGCCTTCTCGTCGGCTACGAAATCCTCCTTCGAGGATCTGACCGATCAGAACCTACCAGCCAGGGACCGGCGGCGCCTTAAGAGGCAGGACTGCATCGATAGTAAAGAGACGGAGTGCTGA